The Kozakia baliensis genome includes a region encoding these proteins:
- a CDS encoding HU family DNA-binding protein has product MSKAFIASVLQDSMQCTGVAAHQAAGDLMEAIVTELKRNGGFTLPSFGTFTVHDMKERRALNPRTGAPVQVKAGKTVRFRASPNLKKAV; this is encoded by the coding sequence ATGAGCAAAGCTTTTATAGCATCCGTTTTACAAGATTCGATGCAATGCACGGGTGTTGCGGCACATCAGGCTGCGGGTGACTTGATGGAAGCCATCGTCACCGAACTCAAGCGCAATGGTGGATTCACATTGCCGTCTTTCGGAACGTTTACAGTGCACGATATGAAAGAGCGCCGAGCGCTGAATCCGCGCACAGGTGCACCGGTTCAGGTGAAGGCGGGAAAGACCGTCAGATTCCGAGCAAGTCCGAATCTGAAGAAGGCTGTTTGA